The Lutra lutra chromosome 15, mLutLut1.2, whole genome shotgun sequence genome includes a region encoding these proteins:
- the SELL gene encoding L-selectin has translation MIFLWRCQGFQRGSRTSVKVWVWAVLCCDFLARDGTEGWTYHYSEKPMNWAKARRYCQENYTDLVAIQNKGEIEYLERTLPFIHTYYWIGIRKVEGIWTWVGTNKSLTKEAENWGNGEPNNRKSKEDCVEIYIKRVKDAGKWNDDSCYKQKRALCYTASCQPWSCSNHGECVETINNSTCNCDVGFYGSQCQFVIQCEPLEAPDLGTMDCHQPLGNFSYSSRCTFNCPEGTELVGIEETTCGPSGNWSSQEPNCEEVDRSFSMIKEGDYNPVFIPVAVMVTAFAGLAFIIWLARRLKKGKESRESINDPY, from the exons ATATTTCTATGGAGATGTCAGGGCTTTCAGAGGGGTTCGCGGACTTCCGTCAAGGTGTGGGTCTGGGCCGTGCTCTGCTGTG ATTTCCTTGCACGTGATGGAACCGAAGGCTGGACTTACCACTATTCTGAAAAGCCCATGAACTGGGCAAAGGCGAGAAGGTACTGCCAGGAAAATTATACGGATTTAGTTGCCATACAAAACAAGGGGGAGATTGAGTACCTGGAGAGGACACTTCCCTTCATCCACACTTACTACTGGATAGGAATCCGGAAGGTAGAAGGGATATGGACGTGGGTGGGAACCAACAAGTCTCTTACCAAAGAAGCAGAGAACTGGGGAAATGGAGAGCCCAACAACAGGAAGTCCAAAGAGGACTGTGTGGAGATCTACATCAAGAGGGTCAAAGACGCAGGAAAGTGGAACGATGACTCCTGCTACAAACAAAAGAGAGCCCTCTGTTACACAG CTTCTTGTCAGCCCTGGTCGTGCAGCAACCATGGAGAGTGCGTGGAAACCATCAATAATTCCACCTGCAACTGTGATGTGGGCTTCTACGGGTCTCAGTGTCAATTTG TGATTCAGTGTGAGCCTTTGGAAGCCCCTGATTTGGGGACCATGGACTGTCATCAGCCCCTGGGGAACTTCAGCTATTCCTCCAGGTGCACCTTCAACTGCCCTGAGGGAACAGAGCTTGTTGGGATTGAGGAAACCACTTGTGGACCTTCTGGAAACTGGTCATCTCAAGAACCAAACTGTGAAG AAGTGGACAGGAGCTTCTCAATGATCAAGGAAGGCGACTATAATCCTGTCTTCATTCCGGTGGCAGTCATGGTTACTGCTTTTGCTGGGCTGGCATTTATCATTTGGCTGGCAAGAAGATTAAAGAAAG gTAAAGAGTCCCGGGAAAG